One part of the Candidatus Bathyarchaeota archaeon genome encodes these proteins:
- a CDS encoding FMN-binding glutamate synthase family protein: MVERVHRNSAYLNGKSTSGTTTRVRDTSCTSGMCPICIEECPVLCEISMAAFRGREALYPDPQQFGRSTASALKDFGLDWSHFNIQSSLIGAEGVEADSDIAVFPNVDIETNVGGIRLRLPILIGAYGSTDVAKINWPSLAKGAAITGIIITIGENVCGMDPEAKLADGRVTYSKEMQSRVEQFRELWDGKYGEVAVQTNVEDQRLGVDIYALSKLEVNVIERKWGQGAKAIGGEVRVNNLEKALMLKRRGYFVIPDPEDKTVQEAFKNGVFETFERHSRVGMPKEEEFLEDVDRLREQGAKYVSLKTGAYRASAVAFTMRLASSAKVDFVTFDGAGGGTGMSPVPMMDEMSTPTVYLEAQVIKCAEILKRKGRYVPDIVMAGGFIDETQIFKAIAMSNLGDGPYVKAVLFGRSPITAVMKSMYFVKLASKGILPKSFTERYGDSPERFFYCANKLKAKYGSRFKEIPWGAIGLYSYLNDRVGVGLQQLMAGARKWKLHLLSRSDLVALSERASKATGIPLPEEAESEAIEHMLS, from the coding sequence ATGGTCGAGCGCGTACATAGGAACTCAGCGTATTTGAATGGTAAATCAACATCAGGAACGACTACGAGAGTCAGGGATACGAGCTGCACCAGCGGTATGTGCCCAATATGCATAGAGGAGTGTCCAGTTCTATGCGAGATAAGTATGGCAGCATTCAGAGGTAGGGAGGCTCTTTACCCAGATCCTCAACAGTTCGGAAGGAGCACAGCCAGCGCCTTGAAAGATTTCGGTCTAGATTGGTCCCATTTTAACATTCAATCGTCCCTAATAGGAGCGGAAGGCGTAGAGGCAGACTCTGATATAGCTGTTTTTCCCAATGTGGATATAGAAACCAATGTAGGCGGAATCCGACTGAGACTACCTATTCTCATAGGTGCCTACGGTTCAACCGATGTAGCGAAGATCAACTGGCCAAGCCTTGCCAAAGGTGCAGCGATTACTGGAATAATAATAACGATAGGTGAAAACGTATGTGGGATGGATCCGGAGGCTAAACTGGCTGATGGAAGGGTCACATACTCTAAAGAGATGCAGTCCAGGGTGGAGCAGTTCAGAGAGTTATGGGACGGAAAGTATGGAGAGGTAGCTGTGCAGACCAACGTTGAAGATCAGCGGCTAGGCGTAGATATATACGCTCTGTCGAAGCTTGAAGTCAATGTCATAGAAAGGAAGTGGGGTCAAGGAGCTAAAGCCATCGGTGGCGAAGTTAGAGTAAACAATCTTGAGAAGGCGTTGATGTTGAAAAGAAGAGGGTACTTCGTGATTCCAGATCCAGAAGATAAAACGGTTCAAGAAGCATTCAAGAACGGAGTCTTTGAGACCTTCGAAAGACATAGCCGAGTCGGCATGCCTAAAGAGGAGGAGTTTCTCGAGGATGTAGACAGGCTCAGAGAACAGGGGGCAAAATATGTTTCACTTAAGACAGGAGCCTATAGGGCTTCAGCCGTAGCCTTCACAATGAGGTTGGCTTCAAGTGCCAAAGTAGACTTTGTAACTTTCGATGGGGCTGGAGGTGGAACGGGAATGAGTCCAGTTCCAATGATGGATGAAATGAGTACTCCGACGGTTTACCTAGAGGCCCAGGTAATAAAATGTGCAGAGATCCTCAAAAGAAAGGGTAGATATGTACCTGACATAGTTATGGCGGGGGGGTTCATAGATGAGACGCAGATTTTTAAGGCCATAGCTATGAGCAACCTCGGTGATGGGCCGTACGTCAAAGCAGTGCTGTTCGGTAGATCTCCCATAACAGCTGTAATGAAGTCTATGTATTTTGTAAAACTTGCATCGAAGGGAATACTTCCCAAGAGTTTCACTGAAAGATATGGCGATTCGCCAGAGAGGTTCTTCTATTGTGCAAATAAGCTCAAAGCAAAGTATGGCTCAAGGTTCAAAGAAATACCATGGGGTGCGATTGGTCTCTACAGCTACTTAAATGACAGGGTTGGAGTTGGACTACAACAACTTATGGCCGGAGCGAGGAAATGGAAGCTCCACCTCCTATCAAGGTCTGACCTTGTAGCCCTTTCAGAAAGGGCCTCGAAGGCTACGGGGATACCTCTCCCAGAGGAAGCAGAGTCTGAAGCAATAGAGCATATGCTCTCTTAA